GAGAATGCTGGTCGCGGACGGGTACCGCCTGTTCGTCGAGTCGTGCAGCCATCCCGTCCTGACCGTGCCGATGCAGGAAACGCTCGACGCGGAGGGCGTCGCCGGTCGTGTCGTCGGCACTCTCCGGCGCGACCGGGCGGACCTGCGTCAGTTCACCGCCGCACTCGCGGACGCGTACGTCCACGGTGTGCAGGTCGACTGGGAGCGGGTGCGGTGGGCGCGGCGCCCCGAAGGGCAGCCGTGGGTGGACCTGCCCACGTACGCATTCCAGCACCGCCGCTACTGGCTGGACGCCCCCGCGCCGGAGGGTGATGTCGCGTCGGCCGGCATGGACACGGGTGGGCATCCGATGCTCGCCGCGTCGGTCGACCTCGGTGACGGCCGGGGCGCGGTGTCCACGGGGGTGCTGTCCCTGCGGCGGCTTCCGTGGCTGCACGACCACATGGTCGGCGACATCGTCGTGCTGCCCGGCACGGCTTTCGTGGAACTCGCGCTGCACGCGGGCAGCCGCGTCGGCTGCGATCGGCTCGACGAGCTCACCCTGGAGGCGCCGCTGGTGATCCCCGCCGACGGTGAGGTCGCGGTGCAGGTGAGTGTGCTCGCCGACGCCGGGACCGGCCGATACGCGGTGTCGGTGCACTCGCGGCCTGCGGACTCCCCGCCGGACACGTCGTGGACCCGGCACGCCACCGGCACGCTCACGACCGCGGTCCTGGGCGGCGCCGATTTCCCGGAACCGCAGTGGCCACCCACCGGTGCCGCACCGGTCGACGTCCGCGGTCTCTACGACCTGCTCGACGAGGCCGGCTACGGGTACGGTCCGGTCTTCCGGGGTCTGCGGGCGGCGTGGCGCCGCGGCGACGACATATTCGGTGAGGTGCGCCTGGGCGGTGAGGATCCGGCCGCGGTGGTCGCGGGGTACGGGATCCATCCGGCGGTGCTCGATGCCGCTCTGCACCTGATCGCGCTCGGAGCCACCGAGACCGGTGTGCGGATGCCGTTCGCGTGGCGGGACGTGCAGGTGCATGCCGTGGGCGCCTCCGCGCTGCGGGTGCACGTCGCCGGGACCGGACCGGAGCGCTATCGGGTGTCGGCCTACGACGCGGCCGGCCGGCCGGTGGTGACCGCGGACTCGCTGACGCTGCGGCCTCTCGGGGAGACGGGTGTTCCGGTCCCGGGGGCCGGCGCCGGCCTCTACCGCGTCGAGTGGGTGCCGGTCGCGCCGCCGGCGGACCCGATGCCGGTGGACCTGCTGCCGCTGCCGGAGGCGCTCGCCGGGGACGATCCCGCCGGTCGTGTTCTGTGGCTGCCCGCCACACCGGGCATCGAACCCGATACACCGGCCCGCGCGCACGCCGCAGCCGAGGCGACGCTGCACGCGGTGCAGTCCTGGCTCCGGGACGAACGCCTGGCCGACACCCACCTGCTGGTCACGACGAGGCACGCGGTGGTGGTCCGGGACGACGAACCGCCGGTCGACGATGTCGCCGCCGCACCCGTCCGGGGCCTGCTCGGTGCCGTGCAGAACGAGCATCCCGATCGCATCACCCTGGTGGACCTGGACGGACCGTCCGGCGAACTCCCCGATCCGGCGTTGCTGTCGGCAGCTCTGTCCTGCAACGAATCCCAGCTGGCGGTCCGGGACGGGGCGCTGCTGACACCGATGCTCGCCGCGGTGGCACCCGCCGCGGCGACGCCCGACACCGGTGCGCCGCCCTTCGGCCCGGACAGCACGGTTCTGATCAGCGGGGGCACCGGGACCATCGGCCGGCTGATCGCCCGCCACCTCGCCGGCCGGTACGGGGTGCGCAGGCTCGTGCTCACCGGTCGGCACGGACTCGACGCCGAGAGCGCGGCCGCGCTGCGCGCCGAGTTCGCCGCCACCGGAACCGACGTCGAGATCGCCGCGTGCGACGTGGCCGACCGCGCGGCGGTGGCCGCGCTGCTCGACGGCATTCCCGGCCTCACCGGCGTGATCCACGCCGCCGGGGTGCTCGACGATGCCACCGCCGCCACATTGAGCGCGGAGCAGTTGCACGCGGTGCTGCGGCCCAAGCTCGACGGCGCCTGGCACCTGCACGAGCTCACCCGCGAACGGGACCTGACCGCGTTCGTGCTGTTCTCCTCCGCCGCCGGGGTCCTCGGCGGCGCCGGACAGTCGAACTATGCGGCGGCCAACGTCTTCCTCGACGCCCTCGCCCAGCACCGCCGCGCCCGCGGGCTCCCGGCGATCTCCCTGGCCTGGGGGTTGTGGGATCGCCCGAGCGGCATGACGTCCCATCTCGATGCCGGCGACCTGGACCGGTTGCAGCGCAACGGCATCGACACCATCGACGTGGACTCGGGGCTGACCCTGTTCGATGCCGCACTCGCCGCGAACCGTCCCCTGCTCGTGCCGCTGCGGCTCTCGAGGTGCGCCGCGCACACCGAGGGGGCCACGCTGCCGCCGATCCTGCGCCGGGTCCTCGGGAGCCGGCGCCGCCGGGTCGCGGCCACCGCATCGTCGACCGGACTCGCCGACGAGCTGCGCGCGTCGGACCCCGGCGACCGGTACGGCCGGGTGCTGGACATCGTCACCACCCACGTGGCCGCGGCCCTCGGCTACGACGACAGCGAAGCGATCGACCCGGGGCGGGCGTTCAAGCAGCTCGGCTTCGACTCGCTCACCGCGGTGGAATTGCGCAATCAGCTGGCCACTGCGACCGGCGTCAAGCTGGCCGCGACGGTGGTGTTCGACCATCCCACCGCGGACGCACTCGCGCGGGAGCTGCTCGACCGCCTGCTCGGCAGCGAGACCGCTCCGCAACCGGCGACCGCCCCCGTCCGCACCCGCCGGGACGACGACCCGATCGCCATCGTCGGGATGGCCTGCCGGTATCCGGGTGAGGTGCACTCCCCCGACGATCTGTGGCGACTCGTGCGCGACGGCCGGTGCGCCGTCGGCGAGTACCCCCTCAACCGGGGCTGGAATCTCGACGAGGTGTACGACCCCGATCCGGAACGGACCGGCACCACGTACATGAGGGAGGGTGGATTCCTCTACGACGCAGACGAATTCGACGCCGCGTTCTTCGGGATCAGCCCGCGCGAGGCGATCGCGATGGATCCGCAGCATCGATTGCTCCTCGAAAGTGCCTGGGAGGCGCTGGAACACGCGGGGATCCGGCCGGACGCCCCCGGCCTGTCCGATACCGGTGTCTACATCGGACTGATGGGTGGCGACTACGGCTTCCACCTGATGACCCGGCGCGACGTCGACGCCGAGGGTTACCTGATGACCGGGACCAGCAACAGCGTGGCCTCCGGCCGGATCGCCTACGCGTTCGGGTTCACCGGTCCGGCGGTCACCGTCGACACGGCCTGCTCGTCGTCGCTGGTGGCCGTGCACCTCGCGGCCCGCGCGCTGCGGGACGGGGAGTGTGCGCTGGCGCTGGCCGGGGGCGCGACGGTGATGGCCACTCCGGGTGTGCTGGTCGAGTTCAGCCGGCAGCGCGGGCTCGCGCCGGACGGCCGCTGCAAGCCGTTCTCGGACCGGGCGGACGGCACCGGGCTCGGCGAGGGCGCGGGAATGGTGGTGCTCGAACGGCTCAGCGACGCCGAACGCCACGGCCACCGGGTGCTCGCGCTCGTCCGCGGCTCGGCGGTCAACCAGGACGGGGCCTCCAACGGCCTGACCGCCCCGAACGGGCCGTCCCAGGAACGCGTGATCCGGCAGGCGCTGGCGTCCGCCGGACTCGGTCCCGCGGACATCGACGCCGTGGAGGCGCACGGCACCGGCACGCGACTCGGGGATCCGATCGAGGCGCAGGCGCTGCTGGCCACCTACGGGCAGCAGCGGGACGGGCGGCCGCTGTGGCTCGGATCGATCAAGTCGAACATCGGCCATGCGCAGGCAGCGGCCGGGGTGGCCGGCATGATCAAGATGGTGATGGCGATGCGGCACGGGGTGCTGCCGCCGAGCCTGCACGGCGACACACCGACCCGGCACGTCGACTGGACCGCGGGAGAGGTTGCGCTGCTCGCCGAACCGGTGCCGTGGCCGGACACCGGACGGCCCCGGCGCGCCGGGGTGTCGTCGTTCGGGATCAGCGGCACGAACGCGCACGTGATCCTCGAGCAGCCGCCCACACCCACGCCGCCGGAGGTGACGCCGCCGCCGGCGGTCCCACTGGCCTGGGTGCTCTCGGGAAGGACCGAGCAGGCGCTGCGCGCGCAGGCGGCTCGGCTGGCGGAATTCTGTGGGAGCGCGGATCTCCCGGATCCGGCCGACCTCGCGTACTCGCTGGCCACCACCCGGTCCGGTTTCGCCCACCGCGCCGCGGTGGTCGGCACGACACCGGCCGAGCTGCTCGACGGCCTGACCCGCCTCGCGGCCGGGCGGTCCGGCGGCACCGTCGTGACCGGAACGAGCACCCGGGGCCGGACGGCGTTCATGTTCACCGGTCAAGGTGCGCAGCGCATCGGGATGGGGCGCGGCCTGTACGAGACCTACCCGGTGTTCGCCCGCGCCCTGGACGAGGTGTGCGCCGCGCTCGACGAGCACGTCGAAATCCCGGTGCGGCAGGTGCTCTGGGACGACACCGGCGGTGCGCTCGACCGCACCGAGTACACCCAGCCGGCGCTGTTCGCCGTCGAGGTCGCGCTGTACCGGTTGCTGCGGGAGTGGGGCCTCGGCCCCGATTGTCTGATCGGCCATTCGATCGGCGAGATCGCCGCCGCCCACGTCGCGGGGGTGTTCGACCTGCCCGATGCCGCCGCCCTCGTGGGTGCTCGCGGCCGGTTGATGCAGTCGACCGAACCGGGCCTGATGCTCGCCGTGCGGGCCGGTGAGCAGGACATCCTGTCGCGGATCGACGGCCGTGTCGACCTCGCCGCCGTCAACGGCCCCGACGCGGTCGTGCTGTCGGGCGCCGAACGCGACATCCGCACCGTCGCCGCCGAGCTGTCCGCCGCCGGGCTGCAGACCACGACCCTGAGGGTGGGCCGAGCCTTCCATTCGGCCTTGATGGAACCCGTCCTCGATCGGTTCACCGCCGTGGTGGCGCGGCTGAGGCCGCAGCCACCGGAGATCCCGGTGATCTCCGACGTCACCGGACGCGTCGCGACGGCCGAGGAACTCGCGTCCCCGGACTATTGGGCCCGGCACCTGCGGCACACCGTGCGTTTCCACGACGGGGTGCGCACACTCGACGGCCTCGGCGTCACCCGCGTGGTCGAGGTCGGTCCCGGTGCGACCCTGACGTCGCTCGCCTCCGAGCTCGTACCGACCGCGATCGCCACGTTGCCCGGTCGCGGCGACGAGGCACACGAGGTCGTCGAGGCAGTGGCCGCGGCGTTCGTGCACGGCGTCACGATCGACTGGGATCGGATGCTGCCCGGCCGCCGCCGGGTGGAGCTGCCCACCTATGCGTTCCAGCGGCGGTCCTTCTGGCCGACCGCACCGACGCGCGCGAGCGGCGATCCGGTGGAACTGGGGCTGAGCGCAGCCGGTCATCCCCTGCTCGGTGCCGTGGTGCCGCTCGAGGACGACGCGGTGATGTTCACCGGACAGCTGTCGCTGCACCGGGATTCGTGGCTCGTGCCGTCACCGTCGGACGACGATGCCGAGCCGTCGTCCGATGAGGAGAAGACGGTGCTGCCGACGGTGCTGGTCGATCTCGTCCTGCACGCGGCGCACCATGTCGGTCTCGGCCACGTCGCCGAACTCACCGTGCACCGTCCGCTCCTGCTCGCGCCGTCGGGGCAGGCGTCGATCCGTGTGCACGTGTCGGCGCCCGCCAGTGACGGCAGTCGCACGGTCACGATCTCGTCCACCCCGAACGAGACCGAGGGTGCGGACACCTGGATGCGGAACGCCTCGGCGACGATCGACGATGTCGCCGCACCCGGTGGGGCACCTCGCGTCGCGGTCGACGCCGACACCGAGGTGCAGCTCGACACCGACACCGAGGTGCACCTCGACGACGGCACCGACACGGACGGTTTCGGCATCCATCCGGAGCTCCTGCAGGCGGCGCTCGCACCGCTGCTCGGCGAGGGCGACACGCCGCTGGTCTGGTCGGGGATCCGATTGCACAGCGTCGGCGCGGAGGCATTGTCGGTGAGCGTCGACGCCTTCGGGAACGGCCGGTATCGCGTACTCGCCGTCGATACCGCCGGTGCGCCGGTCCTGACCGTCGACGCACTGCAGGTCGGGACACCGGCCGGCAGGCCGGGGGCAGCACACGCGGCGGCGCGGCGACTGCATCGGCTGTCCTGGGTGCCGGTCGAGACCTCCGCGGCGGACGAGCGGACGCGGACGGTGCTCGTCGAGTGCCGTCCGGCCGGTGGGCCCGGGCCCGACGCCACCCATGAGCTGTGCACCCGGGTGCTGCGCGTGTTGCAGGAGTGGCTCGACGACGAGGACGCGGACGGAACGCTCGTGCTCGTGACCCGCCACGCGACGGTCACCGGCACCGAGCCGGACGGCGCGACGGACATCGATCCGGCGGCCGCGGCGGTGTGGGGGCTCGTGGGCTCCGCGCAGA
This region of Rhodococcus sp. Z13 genomic DNA includes:
- a CDS encoding type I polyketide synthase → MTDQATLLDYLKRVTAELYQVKEKLRESEAVRHEPIAVIGMGCRFPGGVRSPEDLWRVVESGSETVTGFPEDRGWNAAALYDPKADRAGKTYTLQGSFLDDPAGFDPEVFGISPREALAMDPQQRLLLETSWETFEHAGLDPRSVHGSRVGVFTGLSGIDYAARAGGRPPADLEGYFITGNAMSVASGRVAYSFGLSGPAITVDTACSSSLVAIHLAMQALRGGECELALAGGATVMATPGVFVEFSRQRGLAPDGRCKAFSATADGTAWGEGAAMVALERLSDAQRHGRRILAVIRGSAINQDGASNGLTAPNRQAQERVIRQALTDAGLGPGDVDVVEAHGTGTTLGDPIEASALLATYGRERPADRPLWLGSVKSNLGHTQAAAGVAGVMKTIMAMRHGVLPKTLHVDRPTPHVDWSSGSVALLTEHREWPELDRPRRAAVSSFGISGTNAHVVLEQSPPAEAPAPDRTAPTGEFVAWCVSGHTESALRAQAERLRDHVSAHPDPTPAAVAGALLGSRATFDHRAAVIGARSETLLGGLDALARGAPSADVVTGVAVEAGDRPVFVFPGQGSQWVGMAADLLDTSPVFADVVRDCAEALAPHTTFALLDVLRDRDPASLDRVDVVQPALFAMMVGLAALWRSHGVEPAAVVGHSQGEIAAAHIAGALSLSDAALVVAARSRVIAASARRGGGMASVALPEDAVRDAIAPWAGAVEVAAINGPSTTVVSGPVEALDELVGRWREDGVQARRIAVEYASHCADVSVLREPILDVLAPVRPRRSRIPFYSAVTGGELDGAALDAEYWYRNLRHPVRFEQATRMLVADGYRLFVESCSHPVLTVPMQETLDAEGVAGRVVGTLRRDRADLRQFTAALADAYVHGVQVDWERVRWARRPEGQPWVDLPTYAFQHRRYWLDAPAPEGDVASAGMDTGGHPMLAASVDLGDGRGAVSTGVLSLRRLPWLHDHMVGDIVVLPGTAFVELALHAGSRVGCDRLDELTLEAPLVIPADGEVAVQVSVLADAGTGRYAVSVHSRPADSPPDTSWTRHATGTLTTAVLGGADFPEPQWPPTGAAPVDVRGLYDLLDEAGYGYGPVFRGLRAAWRRGDDIFGEVRLGGEDPAAVVAGYGIHPAVLDAALHLIALGATETGVRMPFAWRDVQVHAVGASALRVHVAGTGPERYRVSAYDAAGRPVVTADSLTLRPLGETGVPVPGAGAGLYRVEWVPVAPPADPMPVDLLPLPEALAGDDPAGRVLWLPATPGIEPDTPARAHAAAEATLHAVQSWLRDERLADTHLLVTTRHAVVVRDDEPPVDDVAAAPVRGLLGAVQNEHPDRITLVDLDGPSGELPDPALLSAALSCNESQLAVRDGALLTPMLAAVAPAAATPDTGAPPFGPDSTVLISGGTGTIGRLIARHLAGRYGVRRLVLTGRHGLDAESAAALRAEFAATGTDVEIAACDVADRAAVAALLDGIPGLTGVIHAAGVLDDATAATLSAEQLHAVLRPKLDGAWHLHELTRERDLTAFVLFSSAAGVLGGAGQSNYAAANVFLDALAQHRRARGLPAISLAWGLWDRPSGMTSHLDAGDLDRLQRNGIDTIDVDSGLTLFDAALAANRPLLVPLRLSRCAAHTEGATLPPILRRVLGSRRRRVAATASSTGLADELRASDPGDRYGRVLDIVTTHVAAALGYDDSEAIDPGRAFKQLGFDSLTAVELRNQLATATGVKLAATVVFDHPTADALARELLDRLLGSETAPQPATAPVRTRRDDDPIAIVGMACRYPGEVHSPDDLWRLVRDGRCAVGEYPLNRGWNLDEVYDPDPERTGTTYMREGGFLYDADEFDAAFFGISPREAIAMDPQHRLLLESAWEALEHAGIRPDAPGLSDTGVYIGLMGGDYGFHLMTRRDVDAEGYLMTGTSNSVASGRIAYAFGFTGPAVTVDTACSSSLVAVHLAARALRDGECALALAGGATVMATPGVLVEFSRQRGLAPDGRCKPFSDRADGTGLGEGAGMVVLERLSDAERHGHRVLALVRGSAVNQDGASNGLTAPNGPSQERVIRQALASAGLGPADIDAVEAHGTGTRLGDPIEAQALLATYGQQRDGRPLWLGSIKSNIGHAQAAAGVAGMIKMVMAMRHGVLPPSLHGDTPTRHVDWTAGEVALLAEPVPWPDTGRPRRAGVSSFGISGTNAHVILEQPPTPTPPEVTPPPAVPLAWVLSGRTEQALRAQAARLAEFCGSADLPDPADLAYSLATTRSGFAHRAAVVGTTPAELLDGLTRLAAGRSGGTVVTGTSTRGRTAFMFTGQGAQRIGMGRGLYETYPVFARALDEVCAALDEHVEIPVRQVLWDDTGGALDRTEYTQPALFAVEVALYRLLREWGLGPDCLIGHSIGEIAAAHVAGVFDLPDAAALVGARGRLMQSTEPGLMLAVRAGEQDILSRIDGRVDLAAVNGPDAVVLSGAERDIRTVAAELSAAGLQTTTLRVGRAFHSALMEPVLDRFTAVVARLRPQPPEIPVISDVTGRVATAEELASPDYWARHLRHTVRFHDGVRTLDGLGVTRVVEVGPGATLTSLASELVPTAIATLPGRGDEAHEVVEAVAAAFVHGVTIDWDRMLPGRRRVELPTYAFQRRSFWPTAPTRASGDPVELGLSAAGHPLLGAVVPLEDDAVMFTGQLSLHRDSWLVPSPSDDDAEPSSDEEKTVLPTVLVDLVLHAAHHVGLGHVAELTVHRPLLLAPSGQASIRVHVSAPASDGSRTVTISSTPNETEGADTWMRNASATIDDVAAPGGAPRVAVDADTEVQLDTDTEVHLDDGTDTDGFGIHPELLQAALAPLLGEGDTPLVWSGIRLHSVGAEALSVSVDAFGNGRYRVLAVDTAGAPVLTVDALQVGTPAGRPGAAHAAARRLHRLSWVPVETSAADERTRTVLVECRPAGGPGPDATHELCTRVLRVLQEWLDDEDADGTLVLVTRHATVTGTEPDGATDIDPAAAAVWGLVGSAQSENPGRFVLVDLDDAADPETAIAVALASGEPQSAVRNGTVLAPRVRPLRVVDESGSPFDPDGTVLITGGTGTLGALLARHLVTAHGARHLLLTSRRGPAAERCDRLLRELDDLGAEVRAVACDTTDEIALAEVLNGIPPAHPLTAVVHAAGVIDDATLTSLTPGRLDAVLRPKVDAAWHLHRLTATSDLRAFVVFSSLAGILGSPGQANYAAANMFLDALARHRRALGLPALSIAWGMWASPSAMTGELGTIDLVRSRRSGMVPLTADDGLVLFDRAVAAGVPTVVAARFDHAGAAAPFVPAPLRGLIRESRPRAAGPAATGSTGAGSSEWAQRLAERSVPAQRHLMLELVRGAAATVLGYDNPDAVDPEQAFKELGFDSLAAVTLRNQLGAATGLRLPPTLVFDHPNPRAVAEFLRAELVPDPMSVVCADIDRLRLDLAEVGEDRQARSAIAERLEHLLAEIRADGKAGAEAVDRIRAATGEEILNLIDRDLGPGNGRDPSGNG